The following proteins are co-located in the Acanthochromis polyacanthus isolate Apoly-LR-REF ecotype Palm Island chromosome 7, KAUST_Apoly_ChrSc, whole genome shotgun sequence genome:
- the osbp2b gene encoding oxysterol-binding protein 2 isoform X4 produces MHVCARCNAEQGKSLPRLPPRWDYVAAQGSVASQGAWSGIRPAESGMKGRSCWESGTVRSLCNSGCLSKLNQDDSGDEEPTSQSDRSEIQGTLKILVSKLDDLSTCNDLIAKHGAALQRSLSELEGLKVPVEGGEKIKAVNERATLFRITSNAMINACRDFLDLAETHSRRWQRALQYEREQRTHLEETIEQLAKQHNSLERAWREAPTLVSSTPSAPTTNKGSERPRKEEASDEDEDTEYFDAMEDSPAFITVTASENTQHRRSQSNLSGASGGQPSDWNQDDHMSPSCNDVSGKELQPRRQRRTHIPDKPNYSLNLWSIMKNCIGKELSKIPMPVNFNEPLSMLQRLSEDLEYHELLDKAARCESSLEQMCLVAAFSVSSYSTTVHRTAKPFNPLLGETYELDRLEEFGYRSLCEQVSHHPPAAAHHVISQRGWTLWQEITIASKFRGKYLSIMPLGAIHLHFHASGNHYVWRKVTSTVHNIIVGKLWIDQSGDIEIVNHRTKETCQLKFSPYSYFSRDVPRKVTGVVADSGGQAHYILSGTWDEKMESAKIVQSSRGGSGSEGKQKTVYQTLSPKLLWKKYPLPENAENMYYFSALALTLNEPEEGVGLTDSRLRPDQRLMEDGRWDEANSEKQRLEEKQRAVRRRREAEASDALDEECDYDSGEWGSPCTPLLCIIPTHTHICVCTHTHTHTKTHTPSSVCPLCGLPLCGNCMIHLSCQLLQIMTKEKPKTFSCIHVTFSFRTEPQ; encoded by the exons ATGACTCCGGGGACGAGGAGCCTACATCGCAGTCGGACCGCAGCGAGATCCAGGGCACCCTGAAGATACTCGTCAGCAAGCTTGATGACCTCAGCACGTGTAATGACCTGATCGCCAAGCATGGGGCGGCCCTGCAGCGTTCCCTGAGTGAACTTGAAGGCCTGAAAGTCCCCGTGGAGGGAGGAGAAAAGATCAAGGCAGTCAACGAGCGAGCCACCCTCTTCCGCATCACTTCCAATGCTATGATCAAT GCGTGTCGAGACTTCTTGGACCTAGCCGAGACTCACAGTAGGAGATGGCAGCGGGCTCTGCAGTATGAGCGAGAGCAGCGTACCCACCTAGAGGAGACCATTGAGCAGCTAGCCAAGCAGCATAACAGCCTGGAGCGAGCGTGGAGAGAAGCACCCACGCTTGTTTCCAGCACACCCAGTGCCCCGACCACCAACAAGG GGAGTGAGAGGCCGCGCAAAGAAGAAGCaagtgatgaagatgaagatacTGAGTACTTTGATGCCATGGAGGATTCCCCTGCGTTCATCACAGTGACTGCCAGTGAGAACACACAGCACAG GCGATCTCAGAGTAATTTGAGCGGAGCAAGCGGAGGCCAGCCGAGTGACTGGAACCAGGACGACCAT ATGTCTCCAAGCTGTAATGATGTGTCAGGAAAGGAGCTGCAGCCTCGCAGACAGAGGCGAACTCATATCCCAGACAAACCCAACTACTCCCTCAATTTGTGGAGCATCATGAAGAACTGCATTGGCAAGGAGCTCTCTAAGATCCCCATGCCT GTAAACTTCAACGAGCCTCTGTCGATGCTGCAGCGTCTCTCTGAGGACCTGGAGTATCATGAGCTCTTAGACAAAGCGGCACGCTGTGAATCCTCCTTGGAGCAGATGTGCCTGGTCGCTGCCTTCTCCGTCTCCTCCTACTCCACCACGGTCCACCGGACAGCCAAGCCCTTCAACCCCCTTCTGGGTGAGACCTACGAGCTCGATCGCCTGGAGGAGTTTGGCTATCGCTCGCTGTGTGAGCAG GTGAGCCATCACCCCCCTGCAGCTGCACATCATGTGATTTCCCAAAGAGGCTGGACCTTGTGGCAGGAAATCACCATCGCCAGCAAGTTCCGTGGCAAATACCTCTCAATTATGCCTCTGG GTGCCATTCACTTGCACTTTCATGCCAGCGGGAACCACTATGTGTGGAGAAAGGTCACCTCCACCGTGCACAACATCATTGTGGGCAAGCTGTGGATTGACCAG tCGGGGGATATTGAGATTGTGAATCACAGGACCAAGGAGACCTGCCAACTCAAATTCTCTCCCTACAGTTATTTCTCCAGGGATGTTCCACGGAAG GTGACGGGTGTGGTGGCGGACAGCGGGGGTCAGGCTCACTACATCCTCTCTGGTACTTGGGATGAAAAAATGGAGAGTGCCAAGATCGTCCAGAGCAGCCGAGGGGGCAGTGGCTCAGAGGGCAAGCAGAAGACTGTCTATCAGACGCTGTCCCCCAAACTGCTGTGGAAGAAATACCCTCTCCC GGAAAATGCTGAGAACATGTACTACTTCTCAGCACTGGCACTGACCCTGAATGAGCCGGAAGAAGGAGTCGGACTGACCGACAGCCGTCTGAGACCAGACCAGAGGCTGATGGAGGACGGACGATGGGATGAAGCAAACTCAGAAAAGCAGAGGCTAGAGGAGAAACAAAGAGCTgtgagaaggagaagagaagcaGAAGCCTCTGACGCTCTGGATGAAG AGTGTGATTATGACTCTGGTGAGTGGGGGTCGCCCTGTACCCCTCTGTTGTGCATCattcctacacacacacacatatgcgtgtgcacacacacacatacacacacaaaaacacacacaccatcctctgtgtgtcctctgtgtggtCTGCCTCTGTGTGGGAACTGCATGATACACCTCTCATGTCAACTTCTCCAAATAATGACTAAGGAAAAACCAAAGACTTTTTCCTGCATACATGTGACATTTTCATTCAGAACGGAGCCTCAGTAA